CTCAGCGACTATCCGGGCTCGCTTGCCATTGGCTGTTCGACGGCAGGAGAAATTCTGGGAACACGAATTTGTGATGAGAGTGTGAGCGCGGCGGTCGTGCGATTTGACCGTACCGATATTCGGATGGCCAGTGCTCCGGTACGGTCGGCAGAAGACTCGTTTGCTGCGGGACAGGATATTGCTCGACAGCTGAACGATGCACGACTCAGGGGCATCTTTGTCCTTTCCGATGGGCTTCAGGTGAACGGAAGTGAGCTGGTGCGAGGTCTCAACTCTCAGGTGTCTTCGTCGGTGGTCGTCACGGGAGGTTTAGCCGGGGATGGAGATCGGTTTTGTCGGACGTGGGTGTTACAGGACAGAAAACCCAAGCCAGGATTTGTCACGGCGGTCGGCTTCTATGGCGATCACATCCGAATCGGACATGGATCAAAAGGAGGCTGGGATCGATTCGGGCCGGAGCGCCGAGTCACCAAGTCGAAAGGGAATGTGCTCTATGAGCTTGATGACCGCCCTGCACTCGAACTGTACAAGGAATACCTTGGTGATCGAGCCGCTGGACTTCCCGCAACCGGCCTCTTGTTTCCGCTCGCACTGCGCGCTAACACGTCGGATCTCAAGAGTCTCGTCAGGACCATTTTGGCCGTGAATGAACGGGACCAGTCGCTCACGTTCGCGGGGGATATTCAAGAAGGATCGCTGGCTCAGCTCATGAAGGCGAATTTCGACCGATTGGTTCAAGGGGCTTCGGAAGCCGCCACATCAACCAAACTCTCGGCCGACGGGGCTGCCTGCACACTTGCGCTCGCGATCAGTTGTGTCGGCCGGCGGCTCGTGCTGGGTGGCAGAACGGAAGAGGAAATCGAGGCGACACTCGATGTATTGCCAAAAGGGACGCAACAGATCGGATTCTACTCCTACGGCGAGATTTCCCCCTATGCCACAGGAACGTGTGACCTGCATAACCAGACGATGACCTTGACGACGTTGAGTGAGGCTGCCTGATTGCCTATGCATCCCTTGCTGGCTCGACAACTGAAACGCCTGGATCTGGATGAGACGCATCCCCCATCTCCGGTGGTGTGGGATGAGCTGCTGAAGAAGATCAATCAGAGTTATGTCGAAGCTGACCAAGGTCATGCGCTTCTGGAGCGGTCATTGGCTCTTTCCTCTGCGGAAATGCAGGAACTGTATGCTCAGCTCAAGCAAAGCAGCGAAACTCAACTCGAGCAGGAGCGGAACACACTCCAGACGGTGCTCCAGTCGCTGGGTGATGGACTCTGTGTCGTGGACGCGGAGTGGAAGATTCAGTTGGTCAATTCTCAAGCCGAGCTATTGTTTGGGGAAACCGGTCCCGCACTCATCGGGCGTTCGGTATATCGAATGATTTCACCTGGCCCCGAAGAATACCGGTCCGAATGTCTCATTACCGACT
The Candidatus Nitrospira nitrosa DNA segment above includes these coding regions:
- a CDS encoding FIST signal transduction protein, which produces MEVHTLGFDQQKRWSVSHRPKIDSSRTLVVLFGSSSLLDADGPIAELLSDYPGSLAIGCSTAGEILGTRICDESVSAAVVRFDRTDIRMASAPVRSAEDSFAAGQDIARQLNDARLRGIFVLSDGLQVNGSELVRGLNSQVSSSVVVTGGLAGDGDRFCRTWVLQDRKPKPGFVTAVGFYGDHIRIGHGSKGGWDRFGPERRVTKSKGNVLYELDDRPALELYKEYLGDRAAGLPATGLLFPLALRANTSDLKSLVRTILAVNERDQSLTFAGDIQEGSLAQLMKANFDRLVQGASEAATSTKLSADGAACTLALAISCVGRRLVLGGRTEEEIEATLDVLPKGTQQIGFYSYGEISPYATGTCDLHNQTMTLTTLSEAA